One stretch of Tenacibaculum sp. MAR_2010_89 DNA includes these proteins:
- a CDS encoding sodium-translocating pyrophosphatase: MESMMIWMPIIMASLGLIYMVFKKAWVMKQDAGDGKMKEISDHIYEGALAFLNAEYRLLAIFVIIVSVLLAIVSFIVPTTHWLIVVAFIFGAVFSAYAGNIGMKIATKTNVRTTQAARTSLPNALKISFDGGTVMGLGVAGLAVLGLTAFFIFFFHFFMGGSWTNTMDMTIVLETLAGFSLGAESIALFARVGGGIYTKAADVGADLVGKVEAGIPEDDPRNPATIADNVGDNVGDVAGMGADLFGSYVATVLAAMVLGNYVIKDMGGSISDAFGGIGPILLPMAIAGAGIIISIIGTMLVKIKSNDAKESQVMGALNKGNWTSIALVAISCYGLVTWMLPETMNMEFFGEGLQEISSMRVFYATLVGLIVGAVISSVTEYYTGLGKSPILKIVQQSSTGAGTNIIAGLATGMISTFPSVLLFAGAIWASYAFAGFYGVALAASAMMATTAMQLAIDAFGPIADNAGGIAEMSEQEPIVRERTDILDSVGNTTAATGKGFAIASAALTSLALFAAYVTFTGIDGINIFKAPVLAMLFVGGMVPVVFSALAMNAVGKAAMEMVQEVRRQFKDIPGIMEGTGKPEYDKCVAISTEASLKEMMLPGLLTIGFPLIIAFVPMIFGMNNMAIAEMLGGYMAGVTVSGVLWAIFQNNAGGAWDNAKKSFEAGVEINGEMTYKGSDAHKAAVTGDTVGDPFKDTSGPSMNILIKLTCLIGLVIAPILGGHSTTDSHASEKIKKEVNLTVKNDDLAKAVITTTYTENGVEKTKKEIIEGSLEEVENKIENMKGKGIHGEKHFKLDSSKGETQKMVILHKPKNKS, translated from the coding sequence ATGGAATCAATGATGATTTGGATGCCAATAATAATGGCATCTTTAGGTTTAATTTATATGGTCTTTAAAAAGGCTTGGGTGATGAAACAGGATGCAGGTGATGGAAAAATGAAAGAAATTTCAGATCATATTTACGAAGGAGCTTTAGCCTTTTTAAACGCAGAATATAGACTTTTAGCAATATTCGTAATAATTGTTAGTGTATTACTAGCAATTGTTTCCTTCATTGTACCTACAACCCACTGGTTAATCGTTGTCGCTTTTATATTTGGAGCCGTTTTTTCTGCCTATGCAGGAAATATAGGAATGAAAATAGCTACTAAAACTAACGTTAGAACAACTCAAGCAGCACGAACTAGTTTACCAAATGCTCTAAAAATATCATTTGATGGAGGTACCGTAATGGGATTAGGTGTTGCAGGCTTGGCTGTTTTAGGTTTAACTGCATTTTTCATCTTCTTCTTTCACTTTTTTATGGGGGGCTCATGGACAAATACAATGGACATGACAATAGTTTTAGAAACCTTAGCAGGCTTTTCTTTAGGTGCTGAATCTATAGCTTTATTTGCTCGTGTTGGTGGAGGTATATATACAAAAGCAGCTGATGTTGGTGCTGACTTAGTTGGTAAGGTAGAAGCTGGTATTCCTGAAGATGACCCTCGTAACCCTGCTACAATTGCTGATAATGTTGGTGATAATGTTGGTGATGTTGCTGGAATGGGTGCTGACTTATTTGGGTCATATGTTGCTACAGTTTTAGCAGCAATGGTTTTAGGTAACTATGTAATTAAAGACATGGGAGGTTCTATTTCAGATGCTTTTGGCGGAATAGGTCCAATTTTATTACCTATGGCAATTGCTGGGGCTGGAATCATTATTTCTATTATTGGAACAATGCTTGTTAAAATAAAAAGCAATGATGCTAAAGAGTCTCAAGTAATGGGAGCTTTAAACAAAGGAAACTGGACATCTATTGCTTTAGTTGCTATTTCTTGCTATGGACTTGTAACATGGATGTTACCAGAAACAATGAACATGGAGTTTTTTGGAGAAGGATTGCAAGAAATTTCTTCTATGAGAGTTTTCTACGCTACCCTTGTTGGTTTAATAGTTGGAGCAGTTATTTCTTCTGTTACCGAATATTATACAGGATTAGGGAAATCGCCTATTTTAAAGATAGTACAACAATCTAGCACTGGTGCAGGAACAAATATTATAGCTGGTTTAGCTACAGGAATGATATCTACATTTCCTTCTGTATTATTATTTGCAGGTGCTATTTGGGCATCTTATGCTTTCGCAGGTTTTTATGGAGTTGCATTAGCTGCTTCTGCTATGATGGCTACAACTGCTATGCAATTAGCTATTGACGCTTTTGGGCCTATTGCTGATAATGCTGGTGGTATTGCTGAAATGAGTGAGCAAGAACCAATCGTTAGAGAACGTACAGATATTTTAGATTCAGTTGGTAATACAACTGCTGCAACGGGTAAAGGTTTCGCTATTGCTTCTGCTGCATTAACTTCATTAGCTTTATTTGCTGCTTATGTTACTTTTACAGGCATTGATGGTATTAATATTTTTAAAGCTCCAGTATTAGCTATGTTGTTTGTTGGAGGTATGGTACCTGTTGTTTTTTCCGCTTTAGCTATGAACGCTGTTGGTAAAGCTGCAATGGAAATGGTACAAGAAGTTCGTCGTCAATTTAAAGACATTCCAGGTATAATGGAAGGTACTGGTAAACCTGAATATGACAAATGTGTAGCTATTTCTACCGAAGCTTCTTTAAAAGAAATGATGTTACCAGGATTATTAACTATCGGTTTCCCTTTAATTATCGCTTTCGTTCCTATGATTTTTGGAATGAACAACATGGCGATTGCTGAAATGCTAGGTGGTTATATGGCTGGTGTTACTGTTAGTGGTGTATTATGGGCTATTTTCCAAAACAATGCAGGAGGTGCTTGGGACAATGCAAAAAAATCTTTTGAAGCTGGCGTAGAAATCAACGGAGAAATGACATACAAAGGTTCTGACGCACATAAAGCTGCAGTTACAGGTGATACAGTAGGTGATCCATTTAAAGACACTTCAGGACCATCTATGAATATTTTAATTAAGTTAACATGTTTAATAGGATTAGTAATTGCTCCAATATTAGGAGGACACTCAACCACTGACAGTCATGCTTCAGAAAAGATAAAAAAAGAAGTTAATCTTACTGTTAAAAATGATGATTTAGCTAAAGCAGTTATTACAACAACTTACACAGAAAATGGTGTTGAAAAAACTAAAAAAGAAATAATTGAAGGTTCCTTGGAAGAGGTTGAAAATAAGATTGAAAACATGAAGGGAAAAGGAATTCATGGAGAAAAGCATTTTAAATTAGACAGCTCTAAAGGAGAAACTCAAAAAATGGTAATCCTTCATAAACCAAAAAACAAAAGTTAA
- a CDS encoding inorganic diphosphatase gives MTAKERKTVDVLIEIPKGSRNKYEYDFDLGKIRFDRMLFSSMMYPGDYGFIPETLALDGDPLDVLVLGAEPTFPMCVMEVKPIGVFHMADEKGPDEKIVCVPVSDPIWNRYNDLSDLNPHRQQEITHFFQVYKDLEKKKVDIGDWGDANEAYEILDKCIERYANSEHKANGNFTI, from the coding sequence ATGACTGCAAAAGAAAGAAAGACAGTAGATGTTTTAATAGAAATACCAAAAGGAAGTAGAAATAAATACGAATACGATTTTGATTTAGGTAAAATACGTTTTGATAGAATGTTATTTTCATCAATGATGTATCCTGGTGATTACGGATTTATACCTGAAACATTAGCATTAGATGGAGATCCATTAGATGTATTAGTATTAGGTGCAGAACCTACTTTCCCAATGTGTGTTATGGAAGTAAAACCTATTGGTGTTTTCCATATGGCAGATGAAAAAGGTCCAGATGAAAAAATTGTTTGTGTACCTGTATCTGATCCAATTTGGAATAGATATAATGATTTATCAGACTTAAACCCACACCGTCAACAAGAAATTACACATTTTTTCCAAGTATATAAAGATTTAGAAAAAAAGAAAGTTGATATTGGTGATTGGGGTGACGCAAATGAAGCTTATGAAATTTTAGATAAGTGTATTGAACGTTACGCAAACAGTGAACATAAAGCAAACGGAAACTTTACTATCTAG